In Caballeronia sp. Lep1P3, a single genomic region encodes these proteins:
- a CDS encoding Lrp/AsnC family transcriptional regulator, whose amino-acid sequence MSSQAKQRLDRIDIGILNALQQDARITNSELARAVNLSPTPCFNRVRALEKAGLFRQHVTLLSPEALGLSINVFIQVSLEKQIKDALARFEQAISERPEVMECYLMTGDADYLLRVVLPDVAALERFILERLTKMPGVANIRSSFALKQVRYKTALPLPASGMTLPEPKDEKEDWT is encoded by the coding sequence ATGAGTTCGCAAGCGAAGCAGCGCCTGGACCGCATCGACATCGGCATTCTCAACGCGCTTCAGCAGGACGCGCGCATCACCAATTCCGAACTGGCGCGCGCGGTCAATCTTTCGCCGACGCCGTGCTTCAACCGCGTGCGCGCGCTCGAAAAGGCCGGGCTGTTCAGGCAGCACGTCACGCTTTTGAGTCCGGAAGCCCTCGGCCTGAGCATCAACGTGTTCATTCAGGTGAGTCTGGAAAAGCAGATCAAGGACGCGCTCGCGCGTTTCGAGCAGGCAATCAGCGAGCGCCCCGAGGTCATGGAGTGTTATCTGATGACGGGCGATGCCGACTATCTGCTGCGCGTCGTGCTGCCGGACGTGGCGGCGCTCGAGCGCTTCATTCTGGAGCGGCTCACGAAGATGCCGGGCGTGGCGAACATCCGGTCGAGCTTCGCGCTCAAGCAGGTGCGCTACAAGACGGCGCTGCCGCTGCCCGCGTCGGGGATGACGCTGCCGGAACCCAAGGACGAAAAAGAGGACTGGACGTGA
- a CDS encoding NAD(P)-dependent oxidoreductase yields MSRIAIIGATGNVGSRLTQEALRRGHTVTALARDVSKLAARDGVTAKSVDALDTAALADALAGHDAVFSATRFASVPESAIVGAVKGAGVERLLVVGGAGSLYAAPGQRILDSPDFPEAYRAEATAGAAFLDALRRDRELNWTFVSPSAEFVSGPRTQRFRLGVDELLVDSTGRSWISFDDFAIAFLDEFQRGAHIRQRFTVGY; encoded by the coding sequence ATGAGCAGAATCGCGATCATCGGCGCAACCGGCAATGTCGGCAGCCGGCTCACGCAAGAAGCGTTGCGGCGCGGACACACCGTGACGGCGCTCGCACGCGACGTATCGAAGCTCGCGGCGCGTGACGGTGTCACCGCAAAAAGCGTCGATGCGCTCGATACCGCCGCGCTCGCCGATGCGCTCGCCGGTCACGACGCCGTTTTCAGCGCAACGCGCTTCGCGAGCGTGCCGGAAAGCGCGATCGTCGGCGCGGTGAAGGGGGCGGGCGTGGAGCGGCTATTGGTGGTGGGCGGCGCGGGCAGCCTCTATGCGGCGCCGGGCCAGCGCATTCTCGATTCGCCCGACTTTCCAGAGGCGTATCGCGCGGAAGCGACGGCCGGAGCCGCGTTCCTCGACGCGCTGCGCCGCGACCGCGAACTGAACTGGACTTTCGTTTCGCCGTCGGCGGAGTTCGTCAGCGGGCCGCGGACGCAGCGATTTCGGCTCGGCGTGGACGAACTGCTCGTCGACAGCACCGGCCGAAGCTGGATTTCCTTCGACGATTTCGCGATCGCGTTCCTCGACGAATTCCAGCGCGGCGCGCACATCAGGCAGCGGTTTACGGTCGGCTACTGA
- the mdeB gene encoding alpha-ketoglutarate dehydrogenase: MTDLSSGTSQILSLARGREDSDPAETAEWLEALDAVVAHVGKARAQYLFDRLAEHALSVGVESARARATPYANTIAVGEQPPYPGNLDIEEKLAAVLRWNALAMVVRANRAYGELGGHIASYASAADLFEVGFNHFFRAAGDADGGDLVYFQPHSSPGVYARAYLEGFLDEAHLEHYRREIAGPGLCSYPHPWLMPDFWQFPTGSMGIGPINSIYQARFMRYLQNRGLKETEGRKVWGFFGDGEMDEPESIGALSLASRERLDNLVFVINCNLQRLDGPVRSNGRIVDELEAQFTGAGWNVIKVLWGSDWDALFARDRTGALLRAFAHTVDGQFQTFSANDGRYNRERFFGQNPELAALVAHMSDEDIDRLRRGGHEVRKLHAAYAKALAHKGQPTVILAKTMKGFGMGTVGQGRMTTHQQKKLDLDDLKAFRDRFRLPLSDADVEALKFYKPAANAPEMRYLHERRAALGGYLPRRRAKASQPIAPPALGTWAQFALDTAGKEMSTTMAFVRMLGSLMKDAALGPRIVPVVADEARTFGMANLFRQVGIYSPLGQLYEPEDMGSMLYYREDTRGQILEEGISEAGAISSWIAAATSYSVHDLPMLPFYIYYSMFGFQRIGDLIFAAADQRSRGFLVGATSGRTTLGGEGLQHQDGTSHLSASTIPNCRAYDPAFAYEVAAIVDEGMQDMMQRQNDVFYYLTVTNENYAQPSAPGGTLDAATREGILRGMYRLTPGDAAAGAQVQLLGSGAILNEAIAARAMLDADWNIRAAVWSVTSFTELHRDGAACERLGRLSEDAPAPYVTRALDASRGPVIAATDYVRALPELIRAHVPRRYVTLGTDGFGRSDTRQSLRAFFEVDRVAIVLAALKALVDDGAIERSVLRAAREKYGLAQASGDAPWTR; the protein is encoded by the coding sequence ATGACGGACTTGTCGAGCGGAACCAGCCAGATTCTCTCCCTTGCGCGCGGTCGCGAAGACAGCGATCCCGCCGAAACCGCCGAATGGCTGGAGGCGCTCGATGCCGTCGTCGCGCACGTCGGCAAGGCGCGCGCGCAGTATCTGTTCGACCGGCTCGCGGAGCATGCGCTGTCGGTCGGCGTCGAATCGGCGCGGGCGCGGGCGACGCCTTATGCGAACACCATCGCGGTCGGCGAACAGCCGCCGTATCCGGGCAATCTCGATATCGAGGAAAAGCTCGCCGCCGTGCTGCGGTGGAACGCACTCGCCATGGTCGTACGCGCGAACCGCGCTTATGGCGAACTCGGCGGCCATATCGCGAGCTATGCGTCCGCAGCCGATCTCTTCGAAGTCGGCTTCAACCACTTCTTTCGCGCAGCCGGCGATGCCGACGGCGGCGATCTCGTCTACTTCCAGCCGCATTCGTCGCCGGGTGTCTATGCGCGCGCGTATCTCGAAGGCTTTCTCGACGAAGCGCATCTCGAGCATTACCGCCGCGAGATCGCGGGACCGGGACTGTGTTCCTATCCGCATCCGTGGCTGATGCCCGATTTCTGGCAGTTCCCGACCGGCTCCATGGGCATCGGGCCGATCAACTCGATTTACCAAGCGCGCTTCATGCGTTATTTGCAGAATCGCGGGCTGAAAGAGACCGAAGGCCGCAAGGTCTGGGGCTTTTTCGGCGATGGCGAAATGGACGAGCCGGAATCGATCGGCGCGCTGTCGCTGGCGTCGCGCGAGCGGCTCGACAATCTCGTTTTCGTCATCAACTGCAATCTGCAACGGCTCGACGGTCCCGTGCGCAGCAACGGGCGCATCGTCGACGAACTCGAAGCGCAGTTCACGGGCGCGGGCTGGAACGTCATCAAGGTGCTGTGGGGATCGGACTGGGATGCGCTCTTCGCGCGCGACCGCACCGGCGCGTTGCTGCGCGCGTTCGCGCATACCGTCGACGGCCAGTTCCAGACCTTTTCCGCCAACGACGGCCGCTACAACCGCGAGCGTTTTTTCGGCCAGAACCCGGAACTCGCCGCGCTCGTCGCGCATATGTCGGATGAAGACATCGACCGTCTGCGGCGCGGCGGCCACGAAGTGCGCAAGCTGCACGCGGCTTACGCGAAGGCGCTCGCGCACAAGGGGCAGCCGACCGTCATCCTCGCGAAGACCATGAAAGGCTTCGGCATGGGCACGGTCGGGCAGGGCCGCATGACGACGCATCAGCAAAAGAAGCTCGATCTCGACGACCTCAAGGCGTTTCGCGATCGCTTCCGCCTGCCGCTTTCCGATGCGGACGTCGAAGCGCTCAAGTTCTACAAGCCCGCCGCGAATGCGCCCGAAATGCGCTATCTGCACGAACGGCGCGCGGCGCTCGGCGGCTATCTGCCGCGCCGCCGCGCGAAGGCGTCGCAGCCGATCGCGCCGCCCGCGCTCGGCACATGGGCGCAGTTCGCGCTCGACACCGCCGGCAAGGAAATGTCCACGACGATGGCGTTCGTGCGCATGCTCGGCAGCCTGATGAAAGACGCGGCGCTCGGGCCGCGCATCGTGCCCGTGGTCGCGGACGAGGCGCGCACCTTCGGCATGGCGAACCTGTTCCGGCAGGTCGGGATCTATTCGCCGCTCGGCCAGTTATACGAGCCGGAGGACATGGGCTCGATGCTCTATTACCGCGAGGACACGCGCGGCCAGATTCTGGAAGAGGGCATCTCGGAGGCGGGCGCGATCTCGTCGTGGATCGCGGCGGCTACGTCCTATAGCGTGCATGACCTGCCGATGCTCCCGTTCTACATCTACTACTCGATGTTCGGCTTTCAGCGCATCGGCGACCTGATCTTCGCGGCGGCGGACCAGCGCTCGCGCGGCTTTCTCGTCGGCGCGACGTCGGGGCGCACGACGCTCGGCGGCGAAGGCTTGCAGCATCAGGACGGCACGAGCCATTTGAGCGCATCGACGATTCCGAACTGCCGCGCCTACGACCCCGCGTTCGCGTATGAAGTCGCGGCCATCGTCGACGAAGGCATGCAGGACATGATGCAGCGCCAGAACGACGTGTTCTATTACCTGACCGTCACGAACGAGAACTACGCGCAGCCGTCCGCGCCGGGCGGCACGCTCGACGCCGCGACGCGCGAAGGCATCCTGCGCGGCATGTACCGCCTGACGCCCGGCGATGCCGCCGCCGGTGCGCAGGTCCAGCTGCTCGGCTCCGGCGCGATCCTGAACGAAGCGATCGCCGCGCGCGCGATGCTCGACGCCGACTGGAACATCCGCGCTGCGGTGTGGAGCGTGACGAGCTTTACGGAACTGCATCGCGACGGCGCGGCGTGCGAGCGTCTCGGGCGCCTTTCCGAGGATGCGCCCGCGCCCTACGTCACGCGTGCGCTCGACGCATCGCGCGGGCCGGTGATCGCCGCGACGGACTACGTTCGCGCGCTGCCGGAACTGATCCGCGCGCACGTGCCGCGCCGCTACGTGACGCTCGGCACCGACGGTTTCGGCCGCAGCGACACGCGCCAGTCGCTGCGCGCGTTCTTCGAGGTTGACCGCGTGGCGATCGTGCTGGCGGCGTTGAAGGCGCTCGTGGACGACGGCGCAATCGAGCGTTCCGTGCTGCGCGCGGCGCGCGAGAAGTACGGCCTCGCGCAGGCCAGCGGCGACGCGCCGTGGACGCGTTAG
- a CDS encoding phosphoribosyltransferase, which produces MSSSFKNRREAGRELAALLSHYAGHGDVIVLGLPRGGVPVAFEVARALGAALDVLLVRKLGVPSQPELAMGAIASGDAFYLDQRIVDYAGVSQPELDAVIERERAELQRRASLYRGPRPSLDTGGKVAILVDDGMATGATMRAAAMSLRHGNAPPARIVAALPVAPMDADTRLADVVDEFACVLRPYHYLGVGQFYVDFDQTSDDEVRALLKPGAS; this is translated from the coding sequence ATGAGTTCCAGTTTCAAGAATCGGCGCGAGGCTGGCCGCGAGTTGGCCGCGCTGCTATCGCACTATGCGGGCCACGGCGACGTCATCGTTCTCGGCCTGCCGCGCGGCGGCGTGCCTGTCGCGTTCGAAGTGGCGCGCGCGCTCGGCGCGGCGCTCGACGTGCTCCTCGTGCGCAAACTGGGCGTGCCATCGCAGCCGGAACTCGCGATGGGCGCCATCGCTTCCGGCGATGCGTTCTATCTGGATCAGCGCATCGTCGATTATGCGGGCGTGAGCCAGCCCGAACTCGACGCCGTGATCGAACGGGAGCGCGCCGAACTGCAACGGCGCGCGTCGCTGTATCGCGGGCCGCGTCCGTCGCTCGATACGGGCGGCAAAGTGGCGATCCTCGTCGACGACGGCATGGCGACCGGCGCAACCATGCGCGCCGCCGCGATGTCGCTGCGCCACGGCAATGCGCCGCCCGCGCGCATCGTGGCCGCGCTGCCCGTTGCACCGATGGACGCCGACACGCGTCTCGCGGACGTGGTCGACGAATTCGCGTGCGTGTTGCGCCCGTATCACTATCTCGGCGTCGGCCAGTTCTATGTCGACTTCGACCAGACGAGCGACGACGAAGTGCGCGCGCTGCTAAAGCCGGGCGCTTCCTAA
- a CDS encoding DUF3331 domain-containing protein, whose amino-acid sequence MTAFSKRADPWSQTVHQLEVIPADTGRTAPSQRTARAESTFVERLTRDWNRAHPQPSTARLPYPQAIVRVIERPSSATALVYWSDPGTCHYGYQGWRATTATADGVCSLSGIPIHRGDQVYRPSQRDPKPQNASAMILAAAMPRNEEVEADVHG is encoded by the coding sequence ATGACAGCCTTTTCGAAAAGAGCGGACCCGTGGTCACAGACGGTTCACCAGCTCGAAGTGATCCCAGCCGACACCGGCCGCACCGCCCCCTCCCAGCGCACCGCGCGCGCCGAAAGCACCTTCGTCGAACGTCTCACGCGCGACTGGAATCGCGCGCATCCGCAGCCATCGACGGCGCGCCTGCCGTATCCGCAAGCCATCGTCCGCGTGATCGAGCGCCCGAGCAGCGCGACCGCGCTCGTCTACTGGTCCGATCCCGGCACCTGCCATTACGGCTATCAAGGCTGGCGAGCGACGACCGCCACCGCGGACGGCGTCTGCTCGCTGTCCGGAATACCGATTCATCGCGGAGATCAGGTGTATCGGCCGTCGCAACGCGATCCGAAACCGCAGAACGCGTCCGCGATGATTCTCGCCGCCGCCATGCCTCGGAATGAGGAAGTCGAAGCCGACGTCCACGGCTGA